A region of Plantactinospora sp. BC1 DNA encodes the following proteins:
- the nuoF gene encoding NADH-quinone oxidoreductase subunit NuoF: MTTTPRRETLEKLTPVLTKRWLSPDAWRLDVYERLDGYAALRKALAAHPDDLIQLVKDSGLRGRGGAGFPTGLKWGFIPQGDGKPHYLVVNADEGEPGTCKDLPLMTHDPHSLVEGVIIASYAIRANRAYIYIRGEAVHAARRLRNAVQEAYRAGYLGKDILGTGFDLELVVHSGAGAYICGEETALLDSLEGFRGQPRLRPPFPATHGLYACPTVVNNVGTIASVPYIVLGGAAWWKSMGTEKSSGPMIYSLSGRINNPGQYEAGLGITLRELIELAGGMQPGHELRFWTPGGSSTPLLTAEHLDVPLDFEGVAAAGSILGTTATQIFSDQDCPVYATYRWLEFYHHESCGKCTPCREGNYWMVRTYRRILAGQGTHEDLDTLLDTCDNILGRSFCGLGDGATSPVTSSLKYFKQDYLDYIEGRTAPKLSEKTLVGAH; this comes from the coding sequence GTGACCACGACGCCTCGACGGGAGACGCTGGAGAAGCTGACCCCGGTACTCACCAAGCGCTGGCTGTCGCCGGACGCCTGGCGGCTCGACGTCTACGAGCGGCTGGACGGCTACGCCGCCCTGCGCAAGGCGCTCGCCGCCCACCCGGACGACCTGATCCAACTCGTCAAGGACTCCGGCCTGCGCGGCCGGGGCGGTGCCGGCTTCCCGACCGGGCTCAAGTGGGGCTTCATCCCGCAGGGCGACGGCAAGCCGCACTACCTGGTGGTCAACGCCGACGAGGGCGAGCCGGGCACCTGCAAGGACCTGCCGCTGATGACCCACGACCCGCACTCGCTGGTCGAGGGCGTGATCATCGCCTCGTACGCGATCCGGGCCAACCGCGCCTACATCTACATCCGGGGCGAGGCGGTGCACGCGGCCCGTCGGCTGCGCAACGCCGTGCAGGAGGCGTACCGGGCCGGCTACCTCGGCAAGGACATCCTCGGTACCGGCTTCGACCTGGAGCTGGTGGTGCACAGCGGGGCCGGGGCGTACATCTGCGGCGAGGAGACGGCGCTGCTGGACTCGCTGGAGGGGTTCCGGGGCCAGCCCCGGCTGCGCCCGCCGTTCCCGGCTACGCACGGCCTCTACGCCTGCCCGACCGTGGTCAACAACGTCGGCACCATCGCCAGCGTGCCGTACATCGTGCTGGGCGGGGCCGCCTGGTGGAAGAGCATGGGCACGGAGAAGTCCTCCGGGCCGATGATCTACTCCCTCTCCGGCCGGATCAACAACCCCGGGCAGTACGAGGCCGGGCTCGGCATCACGCTGCGCGAGCTGATCGAGCTGGCCGGCGGGATGCAGCCCGGGCACGAGCTGCGGTTCTGGACCCCGGGCGGCTCGTCGACCCCGCTGCTCACCGCCGAGCACCTCGACGTGCCGCTGGACTTCGAGGGGGTGGCGGCGGCCGGCTCGATCCTCGGCACCACCGCGACCCAGATCTTCTCCGACCAGGACTGCCCGGTCTACGCCACCTACCGGTGGCTGGAGTTCTACCACCACGAGTCGTGCGGAAAGTGCACGCCGTGCCGGGAGGGCAACTACTGGATGGTCCGCACCTACCGGCGGATCCTGGCCGGACAGGGCACCCACGAGGACCTGGACACCCTGCTGGACACCTGCGACAACATCCTCGGCCGCTCCTTCTGCGGCCTCGGTGACGGCGCGACCAGCCCGGTGACCTCCTCGCTGAAGTACTTCAAGCAGGACTACCTCGACTACATCGAGGGCCGGACGGCTCCCAAGCTGTCGGAGAAGACCCTGGTAGGAGCCCACTAA
- a CDS encoding NADH-quinone oxidoreductase subunit G, which produces MTDVAKQVDTVTLTIDGIEVTAPKGALLIRVAEQLGIEIPRFCDHPLLAPAGACRQCLVDVEGQRKPVASCTQTVADGMVVRTQLTSPVAKKAQEGIMELLLVNHPLDCPMCDKGGECPLQNQAMSTGRTDTRFHEPKREYEKPVNISTQVLLDRERCVLCQRCTRFSEEIAGDKFIDLMGRSSAEEINVYRDEYYGEESGEGDVPFNSYFSGNTVQICPVGALTGAQYRFRARPFDLVSTPSVCEHCSAGCAQRTDHRRGKVMRRLAGDDPAVNEEWNCDKGRWGFRYAFANERITTPMVRDARTGELREASWSEAFAVAADGLRAARDSGSGVGVLTGGRLTVEDAYAYAKFARVALKTNDIDFRARPLSAEEAQFLASTVAGTTEVTYADVERAPAVVIAGLEPEEECPILFLRLRKAYNKRGLKVLALAPFVTRGLAKIGATVLTAAPGDEAGLLAGNASVAEALRQPGAVLLVGERLATVPGGLSAAAELAERTGAKLAWVPRRAGDRGAVDAGCLPNLLPGGRPVTDAAGRAELAGAWELAAGVIPSQPGRDTDGIVAAAADGSLGALLVSGVDPADLADPKLADAALEKVPFLVSLELRHNAVTRCADVVFPVAPVVEKAGSFLDWEGRLRTFEAVLETAAMSDARVLDAIAAQLDVRLGTGDVNSIRRELGGLPATQANRTAAPAVEPAAPVRPGPNEAILATWHQLIDAGTLTEGDPALGGTARPPVVRLGKATAEALGIAEGDAVTIGTDRGALTLPAAITDLPDDVVWLPTNSPGASVRRSLGVTSGALVRLTAGPATPVAADAAGKPGPLLNSAGGGTR; this is translated from the coding sequence ATGACGGACGTTGCGAAGCAGGTCGATACCGTCACGCTCACCATCGACGGCATCGAGGTGACCGCGCCGAAGGGTGCGCTGCTGATCCGGGTCGCCGAACAGCTCGGCATCGAGATCCCCCGGTTCTGCGACCACCCGCTGCTCGCCCCGGCCGGCGCCTGCCGGCAGTGCCTGGTCGACGTGGAGGGGCAGCGCAAGCCGGTCGCCTCCTGCACCCAGACCGTCGCCGACGGCATGGTGGTACGCACCCAGCTCACCTCTCCGGTCGCCAAGAAGGCGCAGGAGGGGATCATGGAGCTGCTCCTGGTCAACCACCCGCTCGACTGCCCGATGTGCGACAAGGGCGGCGAGTGCCCGCTACAGAACCAGGCGATGTCCACCGGCCGCACCGACACCCGCTTCCACGAGCCCAAGCGGGAGTACGAGAAGCCGGTCAACATCTCCACCCAGGTCCTGCTGGACCGGGAGCGCTGCGTACTCTGCCAGCGCTGCACCCGGTTCTCCGAGGAGATCGCCGGGGACAAGTTCATCGACCTGATGGGCCGGTCCAGCGCCGAGGAGATCAACGTCTACCGGGACGAGTACTACGGCGAGGAGAGCGGGGAGGGCGACGTCCCGTTCAACTCGTACTTCTCCGGGAACACGGTGCAGATCTGCCCGGTCGGCGCGCTGACCGGTGCGCAGTACCGGTTCCGGGCCCGCCCGTTCGACCTGGTCTCCACCCCGAGCGTCTGCGAGCACTGCTCGGCCGGCTGCGCCCAGCGCACCGACCACCGGCGCGGCAAGGTGATGCGCCGGCTGGCCGGCGACGACCCGGCGGTGAACGAGGAGTGGAACTGCGACAAGGGCCGCTGGGGCTTCCGGTACGCCTTCGCCAACGAGCGGATCACCACCCCGATGGTCCGGGACGCCCGGACCGGTGAACTGCGCGAGGCGTCCTGGAGCGAGGCGTTCGCCGTCGCCGCCGACGGGCTGCGCGCGGCCCGGGACTCCGGCTCCGGGGTCGGGGTGCTGACCGGCGGCCGGCTCACCGTCGAGGACGCGTACGCGTACGCCAAGTTCGCCCGGGTGGCGCTGAAGACCAACGACATCGACTTCCGCGCCCGTCCGCTCTCCGCCGAGGAGGCCCAGTTCCTGGCCAGCACGGTGGCGGGGACGACCGAGGTGACCTACGCCGACGTCGAGCGGGCCCCGGCCGTGGTGATCGCCGGGCTGGAGCCGGAGGAGGAGTGCCCGATCCTCTTCCTGCGGCTGCGCAAGGCATACAACAAGCGCGGGCTGAAGGTGCTGGCGCTGGCCCCGTTCGTGACCCGGGGGCTGGCCAAGATCGGTGCGACGGTGCTGACCGCCGCCCCCGGCGACGAGGCCGGGCTGCTCGCCGGGAACGCCTCGGTCGCCGAGGCGCTGCGCCAGCCCGGCGCGGTGCTGCTGGTCGGCGAGCGGCTGGCGACGGTGCCGGGTGGCCTCTCCGCCGCCGCCGAGCTGGCCGAGCGTACCGGCGCCAAGCTGGCCTGGGTGCCCCGGCGGGCCGGGGACCGCGGCGCGGTCGACGCCGGCTGCCTGCCGAACCTGCTCCCCGGCGGACGTCCGGTGACCGACGCGGCCGGCCGGGCCGAGTTGGCCGGCGCCTGGGAGCTGGCCGCCGGGGTCATCCCGAGCCAGCCCGGCCGGGACACCGACGGCATCGTCGCGGCGGCCGCCGACGGCTCGCTCGGCGCGCTGCTGGTCTCCGGGGTCGACCCGGCGGACCTGGCCGACCCGAAGCTCGCCGACGCGGCGCTGGAGAAGGTGCCGTTCCTGGTCAGCCTGGAGCTGCGGCACAACGCGGTGACCCGCTGCGCCGACGTGGTCTTCCCGGTCGCCCCGGTGGTGGAGAAGGCCGGCAGCTTCCTCGACTGGGAGGGCCGGCTGCGCACCTTCGAGGCGGTGCTGGAAACCGCCGCGATGTCCGACGCCCGGGTGCTGGACGCGATCGCCGCCCAGCTCGACGTGCGGCTCGGCACCGGCGACGTGAACAGCATCCGCCGCGAGCTGGGCGGGCTGCCGGCGACCCAGGCCAACCGGACCGCCGCCCCGGCCGTCGAGCCGGCCGCGCCGGTCCGGCCCGGCCCGAACGAGGCGATCCTGGCCACCTGGCACCAGCTGATCGACGCGGGCACCCTGACCGAGGGCGACCCGGCGCTCGGTGGCACGGCCCGGCCGCCGGTGGTCCGGCTCGGCAAGGCCACCGCCGAGGCGCTGGGGATCGCCGAGGGAGACGCGGTGACGATCGGCACCGACCGGGGCGCGCTGACCCTGCCGGCGGCGATCACCGACCTGCCGGACGACGTCGTCTGGCTGCCCACCAACTCGCCCGGAGCGAGCGTCCGGCGCAGCCTCGGCGTCACCTCCGGCGCGCTTGTCCGGCTCACCGCCGGCCCGGCCACCCCGGTCGCCGCCGACGCGGCGGGCAAGCCGGGGCCGCTGCTGAACAGCGCTGGAGGTGGTACCCGATGA
- the nuoH gene encoding NADH-quinone oxidoreductase subunit NuoH, with product MKLLYLAQDPTLQDFGKDPWWLVLIKIVGAFVFAVLATLLGVWFERRVVARMAQRPGLNQIGPFGLLQTLADGLKMAFKEDILPKAADKVVYFFAPTISVICAVTALSVVPFGPMVSIFGERTPLQVTDVSVAVLVLLACSSMGVYGIVLGGWASGSTYPLLGGLRSTAQMISYEVAMGLSIVAVFMTAGTMSTSGIVSAQADGTRLNLFGVVDLPAPGWYAILLLPSFIIFFISTVGETNRAPFDLPEAESELVAGFMTEYSSLKFALFMLSEYVAMVTMSAVTTTLFLGGWRAPWPITLWEGANSGWWPLLWFMGKVIGLVFVFIWLRGTLPRLRYDQFMRLGWKVLLPINLVWILVLAGIRTLQKEDLGDSTRYSVIAGAVLVVLLVTLLWPSKKRPPQRTLQEKVNRRPAGSFPLPPMDLQVPPSPRMRRTVAEREPANVGAGQPAGAGQPGDAGTGHDEKEV from the coding sequence ATGAAACTCCTCTACCTGGCCCAGGATCCGACGTTGCAGGACTTCGGCAAGGATCCTTGGTGGCTCGTCCTGATCAAGATCGTGGGGGCGTTCGTCTTCGCGGTCCTGGCGACGCTGCTGGGCGTCTGGTTCGAGCGCCGCGTGGTGGCCCGGATGGCCCAGCGGCCCGGCCTGAACCAGATCGGCCCGTTCGGTCTGCTGCAGACCCTCGCCGACGGCCTCAAGATGGCCTTCAAGGAGGACATCCTGCCGAAGGCGGCCGACAAGGTCGTCTACTTCTTCGCGCCGACCATCTCGGTGATCTGCGCGGTGACCGCGCTGTCGGTGGTGCCGTTCGGCCCGATGGTGAGCATCTTCGGTGAGCGGACGCCGCTCCAGGTCACCGACGTCTCGGTCGCCGTACTGGTGCTGCTGGCCTGCTCCTCGATGGGCGTCTACGGCATCGTGCTCGGCGGCTGGGCCTCCGGCTCGACGTACCCGCTGCTCGGCGGGTTGCGCTCCACCGCCCAGATGATCTCGTACGAGGTGGCGATGGGTCTGAGCATCGTCGCGGTCTTCATGACCGCCGGCACGATGTCGACCAGCGGCATCGTCAGCGCCCAGGCCGACGGCACCCGGCTCAACCTCTTCGGCGTGGTCGACCTGCCCGCGCCGGGCTGGTACGCGATCCTGCTGCTGCCGAGCTTCATCATCTTCTTCATCTCCACCGTCGGTGAGACCAACCGGGCGCCGTTCGACCTGCCCGAGGCGGAGTCGGAGCTGGTCGCCGGCTTCATGACGGAGTACAGCTCGCTGAAGTTCGCGCTCTTCATGCTCAGCGAGTACGTCGCGATGGTGACGATGTCGGCGGTCACCACGACGCTCTTCCTCGGCGGTTGGCGGGCTCCCTGGCCGATCACGCTCTGGGAGGGCGCGAACTCCGGCTGGTGGCCGCTGCTCTGGTTCATGGGCAAGGTCATCGGTCTGGTCTTCGTCTTCATCTGGCTGCGCGGCACGCTGCCCCGGCTCCGCTACGACCAGTTCATGCGGCTGGGCTGGAAGGTGCTGCTGCCGATCAACCTGGTCTGGATCCTGGTCCTGGCCGGCATCCGCACCCTCCAGAAGGAGGACCTGGGCGACTCCACCCGCTACTCGGTGATCGCCGGTGCGGTGCTGGTCGTGCTGCTGGTGACGCTCCTCTGGCCGAGCAAGAAGCGGCCGCCGCAGCGCACCCTCCAGGAGAAGGTCAACCGGCGGCCCGCCGGCAGTTTCCCGCTGCCGCCGATGGATCTCCAGGTGCCACCGAGCCCCCGGATGAGACGGACGGTCGCCGAGCGGGAGCCGGCCAACGTGGGAGCCGGACAGCCCGCCGGAGCCGGACAACCGGGCGACGCCGGTACCGGACACGACGAGAAGGAGGTGTGA
- the nuoI gene encoding NADH-quinone oxidoreductase subunit NuoI — protein MGAITGSFKGFGVTFSHMFKKVVTTDYPFKPPVSAPRYHGRHILNRHPDGLEKCIGCELCAWACPADAIYVEGGDNTEEQRFSPGERYASTYQINYARCIFCGLCIEACPTRSLTMSNEYELARDNRQDLIFTKEQLLAPLLPGMEQPPHPMRLGDTEKDYYVGALTNPGTSAGAERAPWSETATVDGSGTTGERP, from the coding sequence GTGGGCGCGATCACCGGATCGTTCAAGGGTTTCGGGGTCACCTTCTCGCACATGTTCAAGAAGGTCGTCACCACCGACTACCCGTTCAAGCCGCCGGTCTCGGCGCCGCGCTACCACGGGCGGCACATCCTCAACCGGCACCCGGACGGGCTGGAGAAGTGCATCGGCTGCGAGCTGTGCGCCTGGGCCTGCCCGGCCGACGCGATCTACGTCGAGGGTGGCGACAACACCGAGGAGCAGCGCTTCTCGCCGGGTGAGCGGTACGCCAGCACGTACCAGATCAACTACGCCCGCTGCATCTTCTGCGGGCTCTGCATCGAGGCCTGCCCGACCCGTTCGCTGACGATGAGCAACGAGTACGAGCTGGCCCGGGACAACCGGCAGGATCTGATCTTCACCAAGGAGCAGCTGCTGGCGCCGCTGCTGCCGGGGATGGAGCAGCCGCCGCACCCGATGCGGCTCGGTGACACCGAGAAGGACTACTACGTCGGCGCGCTGACCAACCCGGGCACCTCGGCCGGCGCGGAGCGGGCGCCCTGGTCCGAGACCGCCACGGTCGACGGCTCCGGTACGACGGGAGAACGGCCGTGA
- a CDS encoding NADH-quinone oxidoreductase subunit J has protein sequence MTTSAVLAAAGGVTGGEQVTFWILAPLALIGAIGTVWARNAVHSALWLVLTMLCLGVFYVIQSGPFIGLVQIIVYTGAIMMLFLFVLMLVGRDASDSLIETLRGQRIAAILLGLGFGTLLATGLWRALGQADAVGLEQANANGNVQGIAALLFTRYVFAFEVTSALLITAAVGAMVLAHVERRREDRMDQIATMKARFRPGNYPGPKPGPGVYATSSSVATPARLPDGGLTERSVPQILPQRELSAEERALKGTEK, from the coding sequence GTGACGACATCAGCGGTGCTCGCCGCCGCCGGTGGGGTGACCGGCGGGGAACAGGTGACCTTCTGGATCCTGGCCCCGCTCGCCCTGATCGGCGCGATCGGCACGGTCTGGGCCCGCAACGCGGTGCACTCCGCGCTCTGGCTGGTGCTGACCATGCTCTGCCTGGGCGTCTTCTACGTGATCCAGTCCGGGCCGTTCATCGGCCTGGTGCAGATCATCGTCTACACCGGCGCCATCATGATGCTCTTCCTCTTCGTGCTGATGCTGGTCGGCCGGGACGCCTCGGACTCGCTGATCGAGACGCTGCGCGGGCAGCGGATCGCCGCGATCCTGCTCGGCCTCGGCTTCGGCACGCTGCTCGCCACCGGGCTGTGGCGGGCGCTCGGCCAGGCGGACGCCGTCGGTCTGGAGCAGGCGAACGCGAACGGCAACGTGCAGGGCATCGCGGCGCTGCTCTTCACCAGGTACGTCTTCGCCTTCGAGGTCACCTCGGCGCTGCTGATCACCGCGGCGGTCGGCGCGATGGTGCTGGCCCACGTCGAGCGGCGCCGCGAGGACCGGATGGACCAGATCGCCACGATGAAGGCGCGGTTCCGCCCCGGCAACTACCCGGGACCGAAGCCCGGCCCCGGCGTGTACGCCACCTCGTCCTCGGTCGCCACCCCGGCCCGGCTGCCGGACGGCGGGCTGACCGAGCGGAGCGTTCCGCAGATCCTGCCGCAGCGTGAACTCTCCGCCGAGGAGAGGGCGCTGAAGGGGACGGAGAAATAA
- the nuoK gene encoding NADH-quinone oxidoreductase subunit NuoK gives MSDFLSVSPNHYLILACLLFTVGAVGVLIRRNAIVLFMCIELMLNAANLALVTFSRINGDLNGQIMAFFVMVVAAAEVVVGLAIIMTIFRTRRSASVDDANLLKY, from the coding sequence ATGTCGGACTTCCTGTCGGTGTCGCCGAACCACTACCTGATCCTCGCCTGCCTGCTCTTCACGGTCGGCGCGGTCGGGGTGCTGATCCGGCGCAACGCGATCGTCCTCTTCATGTGCATCGAGCTGATGCTCAACGCGGCCAACCTCGCGCTGGTCACGTTCAGCCGGATCAACGGCGACCTGAACGGTCAGATCATGGCGTTCTTCGTCATGGTGGTGGCCGCCGCCGAGGTCGTGGTCGGGCTGGCCATCATCATGACGATCTTCCGGACTCGACGCTCGGCGAGCGTCGACGACGCCAACCTGTTGAAGTACTAA
- the nuoL gene encoding NADH-quinone oxidoreductase subunit L yields the protein MEHSVEYAHATGLLGSVWLLVAIPLVSAAILLLLGRRADRWGHWLGVASVGAIFVLGLTYFFSLRGLANRSVELSLWDFIAVGDLHVDFGLLFDPLAAVFVLLITGVGFLIHVYAVGYMAHDAGRRKFFGYFNLFVAAMLLLVLGNNYVMLYVGWEGVGLASYLLISFWTDRPSAATAGKKAFLMNRVGDAGLAIAIFIMFATLGSTQYVDVFNGAGALAGGTVLAIGLLLLLGATGKSGQFPLQAWLPDAMEGPTPVSALIHAATMVTAGVYLIARSNPIFSLDPTLQTVVVSVGALTLLMGCIIGAAKDDIKRVLAWSTVSQIGYMFLGVGLGGGAYALAIIHLLAHGFFKANMFLGAGSVMHGMNDQVDIRRFGGLSKYMKITWITFGLGWLAIIGMWPFSGFFTKEPIIVEAFARDDWTAWLYGGAALLGAGLTAFYMTRLFVLTFHGPKRWTEDIEHPHESPPVMTVPLILLGLGSVVAGGLMATPVADWLTPVLGHGEHHEPVLSHTVITVLSLGLTVLGAGLAWLLFRNGTALQEQPAGPVVRAARRNLYTDAFNEAVFEKPGIFLTRALVFLDNRGIDGLVNALAAAVGGGSGRLRRLQTGFVRSYAMSIMTGAVLVVAAFLAVQLGWFA from the coding sequence GTGGAACATTCTGTGGAGTACGCCCACGCCACGGGGTTGCTGGGCAGCGTGTGGCTGCTGGTGGCCATCCCGCTGGTCAGCGCGGCGATCCTCCTGCTGCTCGGCCGGCGTGCCGACCGGTGGGGGCACTGGCTCGGCGTGGCCAGCGTCGGCGCCATCTTCGTGCTCGGTCTGACCTACTTCTTCTCGCTGCGGGGCCTTGCGAACCGCTCGGTCGAACTGAGCCTCTGGGACTTCATCGCGGTCGGTGACCTGCACGTCGACTTCGGACTGCTCTTCGACCCGCTGGCCGCGGTCTTCGTACTGCTGATCACGGGCGTGGGCTTCCTGATCCACGTGTACGCGGTCGGCTACATGGCGCACGACGCCGGCCGGCGGAAGTTCTTCGGGTACTTCAACCTCTTCGTCGCGGCGATGTTGCTGCTGGTACTCGGCAACAACTACGTGATGCTCTACGTCGGCTGGGAGGGCGTCGGTCTGGCGTCGTACCTGCTGATCTCGTTCTGGACCGACCGGCCGAGCGCGGCCACCGCCGGCAAGAAGGCGTTCCTGATGAACCGGGTCGGCGACGCCGGCCTGGCGATCGCGATCTTCATCATGTTCGCCACCCTCGGCAGCACCCAGTACGTCGACGTCTTCAACGGCGCCGGGGCGCTGGCCGGCGGTACGGTGCTGGCGATCGGCCTGCTGCTGCTGCTCGGCGCGACCGGCAAGTCCGGCCAGTTCCCGCTCCAGGCGTGGCTGCCGGACGCGATGGAGGGCCCGACCCCGGTCTCCGCGCTGATCCACGCCGCCACGATGGTGACCGCCGGCGTCTACCTGATCGCCCGGTCCAACCCGATCTTCTCGCTCGACCCGACGTTGCAGACCGTGGTGGTCAGCGTCGGCGCGCTCACCCTGCTGATGGGCTGCATCATCGGCGCGGCCAAGGACGACATCAAGCGGGTCCTGGCCTGGTCGACGGTGAGCCAGATCGGCTACATGTTCCTCGGTGTCGGGCTCGGCGGCGGGGCGTACGCGCTGGCCATCATCCACCTGCTGGCGCACGGCTTCTTCAAGGCCAACATGTTCCTCGGGGCCGGCTCGGTGATGCACGGCATGAACGACCAGGTCGACATCCGCCGGTTCGGCGGGCTGTCGAAGTACATGAAGATCACCTGGATCACCTTCGGGCTCGGCTGGCTGGCGATCATCGGCATGTGGCCGTTCTCCGGCTTCTTCACCAAGGAGCCGATCATCGTCGAGGCGTTCGCCCGCGACGACTGGACCGCCTGGCTCTACGGCGGCGCCGCGCTGCTCGGTGCCGGGCTGACCGCCTTCTACATGACCCGGCTCTTCGTGCTCACCTTCCACGGGCCGAAGCGGTGGACCGAGGACATCGAGCACCCGCACGAGTCGCCGCCGGTGATGACCGTGCCGCTGATCCTGCTCGGTCTCGGCTCGGTGGTCGCCGGTGGCCTGATGGCGACCCCGGTCGCCGACTGGCTGACCCCGGTACTCGGGCACGGCGAGCACCACGAGCCGGTGCTCTCGCACACGGTGATCACCGTGCTCTCGCTCGGCCTGACCGTGCTCGGCGCCGGCCTCGCCTGGCTGCTGTTCCGCAACGGCACCGCGCTACAGGAGCAGCCGGCCGGCCCGGTGGTCCGGGCGGCCCGGCGCAACCTCTACACCGACGCGTTCAACGAGGCGGTCTTCGAGAAGCCGGGCATCTTCCTCACCCGGGCGCTCGTCTTCCTGGACAACCGGGGCATCGACGGGCTGGTCAACGCGCTCGCCGCCGCGGTCGGCGGTGGATCGGGCCGGTTGCGCCGGCTCCAGACCGGCTTCGTCCGGTCGTACGCGATGTCCATCATGACCGGCGCGGTGCTGGTGGTGGCGGCGTTCCTGGCGGTCCAACTGGGGTGGTTCGCGTGA
- a CDS encoding NADH-quinone oxidoreductase subunit M, whose translation MSDFPFLSVLTVAPLVGALVVVFLPASRGELAKRIALGWSLAVLVLSVFMWIAFEAGGDRLQLRESYSWIPRWGVNFTFAADGIALVMLMLIALLVPLVILASWHDAEKSKRSVPVYFALLLFLECTMIGVFAAADVFLFYVFFEVMLVPMYFLIGSYGGHQRQYAAVKFFLYSLVGGLFMLAAVIGLWVVGGKTFDWQALTQVDISTGTERWLFLGFFLAFAIKAPFFPFHTWLPDAGGAAPAGAAALLVGVLDKVGTFGILRYCLPLFPEASKWFAPYAIALALIGIIYAALLAVGQNDLKRLVSYTSIAHFGFIGVGLFAFTTQAGTGAVLYMVNHGLATGLLFLVVGMLVARRGSALITDFGGAGKLVPLLAGVFFFAGLASLALPGTAPFISEFLVLIGTYTVNKPVAIIATVGIILAAAYVLWMIQRTTQGTLNPALSGVEGMRRDLSVREKVVVAPLIALLLLLGFYPKPVTDVINPAVQATMEQDLGKQDPAPTVGTVQEAHR comes from the coding sequence ATGTCCGACTTCCCCTTCCTCTCGGTGCTCACCGTCGCGCCGCTGGTCGGCGCGCTGGTGGTGGTCTTCCTGCCGGCCAGCCGTGGCGAGCTGGCCAAGCGGATCGCACTCGGCTGGTCGCTGGCCGTGCTGGTGCTCTCCGTCTTCATGTGGATCGCCTTCGAGGCCGGCGGCGACCGGCTCCAGCTCCGCGAGTCGTACTCGTGGATCCCGCGCTGGGGGGTGAACTTCACCTTCGCCGCCGACGGCATCGCGCTGGTCATGCTGATGCTGATCGCCCTGCTGGTGCCGCTGGTGATCCTCGCCTCCTGGCACGACGCGGAGAAGTCGAAACGCTCCGTGCCGGTCTACTTCGCGCTGCTGCTCTTCCTCGAGTGCACGATGATCGGCGTCTTCGCCGCCGCCGACGTCTTCCTCTTCTACGTGTTCTTCGAGGTCATGCTCGTGCCGATGTACTTCCTGATCGGCAGCTACGGCGGCCACCAGCGGCAGTACGCGGCGGTGAAGTTCTTCCTCTACTCGCTCGTCGGCGGGCTCTTCATGCTCGCCGCCGTGATCGGGCTCTGGGTCGTCGGCGGCAAGACCTTCGACTGGCAGGCGCTGACCCAGGTCGACATCTCCACCGGTACCGAGCGTTGGCTCTTCCTCGGCTTCTTCCTCGCCTTCGCGATCAAGGCGCCGTTCTTCCCGTTCCACACCTGGCTGCCGGACGCCGGTGGCGCGGCACCGGCCGGCGCCGCCGCGCTGCTGGTCGGGGTACTCGACAAGGTCGGCACCTTCGGGATCCTGCGGTACTGCCTGCCGCTCTTCCCCGAGGCGTCGAAGTGGTTCGCCCCGTACGCGATCGCGCTGGCGCTGATCGGGATCATCTACGCGGCACTGCTGGCGGTCGGGCAGAACGACCTGAAGCGGCTCGTCTCCTACACCTCGATCGCGCACTTCGGCTTCATCGGCGTCGGGCTCTTCGCCTTCACCACCCAGGCCGGCACCGGCGCGGTGCTCTACATGGTCAACCACGGCCTCGCCACCGGGCTGCTCTTCCTGGTGGTCGGCATGCTGGTCGCCCGGCGCGGCTCCGCGCTGATCACCGACTTCGGTGGCGCCGGCAAGCTGGTACCGCTGCTCGCCGGGGTGTTCTTCTTCGCCGGTCTCGCCTCGCTGGCGCTGCCCGGCACGGCACCGTTCATCTCGGAGTTCCTGGTGCTGATCGGCACCTACACGGTGAACAAGCCGGTCGCGATCATCGCCACCGTCGGGATCATCCTGGCCGCCGCGTACGTGCTCTGGATGATCCAGCGGACCACCCAGGGCACGCTGAACCCGGCGCTGTCCGGGGTGGAGGGGATGCGGCGGGACCTGTCGGTGCGGGAGAAGGTCGTGGTCGCCCCGCTGATCGCGTTGCTGCTGCTGCTCGGCTTCTATCCGAAGCCGGTCACCGACGTCATCAACCCCGCCGTCCAGGCCACCATGGAGCAGGACCTCGGCAAGCAGGACCCGGCGCCGACGGTGGGCACCGTCCAGGAGGCACACCGGTGA